One window of Amaranthus tricolor cultivar Red isolate AtriRed21 chromosome 13, ASM2621246v1, whole genome shotgun sequence genomic DNA carries:
- the LOC130797626 gene encoding uncharacterized protein LOC130797626 isoform X2, giving the protein MMLQRLVEDSDPAIYELKNTTCYWPNLGGCFCCAPAPGSRCSFYRGSLQGVYASDERPATACYWVLGLKMLRLLPCRGYDHLNGSCSVLNCLGHTFCIFECISCAWT; this is encoded by the exons ATGATGTTGCAGAGATTAGTGGAAGATAGTGACCCGGCCATATATGAGCTGAAGAATACTA CTTGCTATTGGCCTAATCTTGGAGGTTGTTTTTGTTGTGCACCGGCACCAGGCAGTAGATGCAGCTTCTACAGAGGTTCGCTTCAAGGTGTTTATGCTTCTGATGAAAGACCTGCAACTGCTTGCTACTGGGTTTTGGGTCTCAAAATGCTTCGCCTGCTACCGTGTCGTGGCTATGATCATTTGAATGGAAGCTGCTCCGTTTTGAATTGCCTTGGACATACATTTTGTATCTTTGAATGTATTAGTTGCGCTTGGACTTGA
- the LOC130797625 gene encoding E3 ubiquitin-protein ligase BOI-like, which produces MFGANDTNPMLPFSMEGFRLHNNANLVVPQMQIDVGDKNTSFLSLPEKQALRTPNFIQHKFPVTSYDNNCQNDAARARNMLKQIPVSTGLKLSYGEEERSSSISSPGESMRVILSSILSQSHNNNLQSEFARQSDEFDQYIMIQEENIRKGITELNHRHTISLLNAVEKEVNLRMHEKDVEIQTLNQINKELMEKIRLMAIEAQLWHSRAKQNEALVNVLRNNINQVFLQGAAALKEGCGDNMEDDAVSSCNRNLLEPSFDHRNVVSSKELVNCKVCKSKEVSVLIMPCRHLCLCIDCCVFIDVCPVCRVKKAGILQVYMS; this is translated from the exons ATGTTTGGAGCTAATGATACCAATCCTATGCTACCTTTCTCAATGGAGGGTTTTAGGTTGCATAACAATGCAAATCTGGTTGTACCACAGATGCAAATAGATG TTGGGGACAAGAACACCAGTTTTTTAAGTCTACCGGAGAAACAAGCATTGAGGACGCCAAACTTCATTCAGCACAAGTTTCCTGTGACATCCTATGACAATAATTGCCAGAATGATGCTGCACGAGCCAGGAATATGTTGAAGCAAATCCCTGTCTCTACTGGTCTCAAGCTTTCATACGGAGAAGAGGAGCGAAGTTCGTCTATTTCATCTCCTGGTGAAAGCATGAGGGTTATTTTGTCATCGATACTGTCTCAGTCCCACAATAATAATCTGCAATCGGAGTTTGCACGACAGAGTGATGAATTCGATCAGTATATCATGATACAG GAAGAAAACATCAGGAAGGGTATTACAGAACTAAATCATCGACACACGATTTCTCTGTTGAATGCTGTCGAGAAAGAAGTGAACCTCAGAATGCATGAGAAAGACGTTGAGATACAGACTTTGAACCAGATAAACAAGGAGCTAATGGAGAAAATAAGGCTGATGGCGATAGAAGCTCAGTTGTGGCACTCGAGAGCAAAACAAAATGAGGCTCTTGTCAACGTCTTAAGGAATAACATTAATCAAGTCTTTCTGCAAGGTGCTGCTGCATTGAAGGAAGGGTGTGGCGATAATATGGAAGATGATGCTGTTTCTTCGTGCAATCGGAATCTTCTAGAACCTTCATTTGATCATCGAAACGTTGTTTCTTCGAAAGAGCTGGTGAACTGCAAGGTATGCAAGAGTAAGGAAGTTTCTGTTCTGATAATGCCTTGCAGACACTTGTGCCTTTGTATAGATTGCTGTGTTTTCATTGATGTTTGCCCTGTTTGTCGAGTGAAAAAGGCAGGAATTTTACAAGTATACATGtcttga
- the LOC130797626 gene encoding uncharacterized protein LOC130797626 isoform X1, with protein MGALQRLVEDSDPAIYELKNTTCYWPNLGGCFCCAPAPGSRCSFYRGSLQGVYASDERPATACYWVLGLKMLRLLPCRGYDHLNGSCSVLNCLGHTFCIFECISCAWT; from the exons ATGGGAGCATTGCAG AGATTAGTGGAAGATAGTGACCCGGCCATATATGAGCTGAAGAATACTA CTTGCTATTGGCCTAATCTTGGAGGTTGTTTTTGTTGTGCACCGGCACCAGGCAGTAGATGCAGCTTCTACAGAGGTTCGCTTCAAGGTGTTTATGCTTCTGATGAAAGACCTGCAACTGCTTGCTACTGGGTTTTGGGTCTCAAAATGCTTCGCCTGCTACCGTGTCGTGGCTATGATCATTTGAATGGAAGCTGCTCCGTTTTGAATTGCCTTGGACATACATTTTGTATCTTTGAATGTATTAGTTGCGCTTGGACTTGA
- the LOC130798189 gene encoding uncharacterized protein LOC130798189 has translation MRENLILSFTTEDIRKGIWSIDDNKVPDLDGYNSRSYKAAWSVVGPDVVTTIHSFFQTGKLSKAWSLTTITLVPKVPCPSGPGDYWPISCCHVIYKCIVKILAEVGSWRHHQSNTRKGCSSSCLIKVDLCKAYDTLEWNFHPGYACSSAFPFPFY, from the exons ATGAGGGAGAACCTTATCCTGTCCTTCACTACTGAAGATATTAGGAAGGGCATATGGAGTATTGATGACAACAAAGTCCCTGACTTAGATGGCTACAATAGCAGGTCTTACAAAGCTGCTTGGTCTGTGGTGGGCCCTGATGTTGTTACGACTATCCATAGTTTCTTCCAAACAGGGAAGCTCTCAAAGGCATGGAGCCTCACTACCATCACCCTAGTGCCTAAAGTTCCCTGCCCCTCTGGCCCAGGTGACTACTGGCCTATCTCTTGTTGCCATGTCATTTATAAATGTATTGTCAAAATCTTAGCTGAAGTAGGTTCTTGGAGGCATCATCAGTCCAACACAAG GAAGGGTTGCTCATCTAGTTGCTTGATAAAAGTGGATCTCTGCAAAGCTTATGATACACTCGAATGGAATTTTCATCCAGGATATGCTTGTAGCTCTGCGTTTCCCTTCCCATTTTATTAA
- the LOC130797626 gene encoding uncharacterized protein LOC130797626 isoform X3 — MGALQRLVEDSDPAIYELKNTSSRCSFYRGSLQGVYASDERPATACYWVLGLKMLRLLPCRGYDHLNGSCSVLNCLGHTFCIFECISCAWT, encoded by the exons ATGGGAGCATTGCAG AGATTAGTGGAAGATAGTGACCCGGCCATATATGAGCTGAAGAATACTA GCAGTAGATGCAGCTTCTACAGAGGTTCGCTTCAAGGTGTTTATGCTTCTGATGAAAGACCTGCAACTGCTTGCTACTGGGTTTTGGGTCTCAAAATGCTTCGCCTGCTACCGTGTCGTGGCTATGATCATTTGAATGGAAGCTGCTCCGTTTTGAATTGCCTTGGACATACATTTTGTATCTTTGAATGTATTAGTTGCGCTTGGACTTGA